A stretch of the Gemmatimonadaceae bacterium genome encodes the following:
- a CDS encoding AAA family ATPase — MSERSRRVARLVFLGGQRIEIGSDVVTPEAERLFAMVVRLCVPLGRLTSRQTMMDTLWPGADDANARHNLRQTVYKARELGLLVESGEDGLRLDPRHWSCDWEDPAGDVPGEWLAEYEPEFSEDLRGWVTAQRVGVHAMLRPRIIRSLQRARAAGELVAADGYARQLLGIDELNEEATLTRAELMAMQGSKVDALRLLDTYLKEIGQFGPGKDAGLPAQLLRRRIAEKLPAVRYQTGVHHFGALIGRAAESKCLFAAVIETRAGRGTGTLIEGTVGTGKSRLLHEARTAALLQGMLVIDISCEAGNTNYPFSTLRLLVARLLALPGAMGVAPDAFAAMQLWLTASSRSVDDCPIAAIEDLFASIAEETPLAVLIDEGDRMDSATLSCLDWIYRTGESRQHMTIVAATLLSIARADGIQLRGLRRILLAPMELAETQRLLESYVNETSIRSSPDHIACAAVFSEGVPMYGIEMLGLLRDEASPDVIPWRVQNAIASGLNGLNEVHIRILALCDKLQDCAHPNTLVAATRLPESDVSAAIAMLELAGYLRFENGSLLASPLMALSAQARLRANDARMDALRAGHYIALSWNAQSQAAAFYATIRLFIVAKEEKYASQFLDHHAGELVRIETAQSLVFELMRLRKVAQTQELCAKLESTLGQIAVGSENRRSVRKASSDTPTPTSLPSLSETCIEVEYSFSSDASLNAALAAARDPNALPSQRMTDAVMALAISSNTGEVACLHSAFQAANAVRHSHGVAPFDIGRADLIYYATLGDRAQALRSAETLEHACRGLADIHLACKGLRNAAEVFSTFGDIGRAQALLHESRELAYRLGYSKQIAWADIRLADLSIECMDAEGSRAYLQSASDVMQEHNLTTPLLVVDLQVQLCWQAILIGDHASAAKAAKVVTRRMQRSYTGTGFAHWTALSVKLATQKVTTSRESERAFDSLRESIGSRAYYPNEHVSMAALLIASRKNGRHKNTSELVANETARLESLGRRAWPFLATLM; from the coding sequence ATGTCCGAACGGTCGAGGAGAGTCGCGCGGCTGGTGTTCCTGGGCGGTCAGCGGATCGAGATCGGGAGCGACGTGGTGACGCCGGAGGCGGAGCGCCTGTTCGCGATGGTGGTGCGCCTCTGCGTGCCGCTGGGGCGGCTGACGTCGCGCCAGACGATGATGGACACGTTGTGGCCCGGCGCCGACGATGCGAACGCGCGGCACAACCTGCGGCAGACGGTCTACAAGGCACGGGAGCTGGGGCTGCTGGTGGAGTCGGGCGAGGACGGGCTGCGCCTGGACCCGCGGCACTGGTCGTGTGACTGGGAGGATCCGGCGGGGGACGTGCCGGGGGAGTGGCTGGCGGAGTACGAGCCGGAGTTCTCGGAGGACCTGCGCGGCTGGGTGACGGCGCAGCGGGTGGGGGTGCATGCGATGCTGCGGCCGCGGATCATCAGGAGCCTGCAGCGGGCGCGGGCGGCGGGGGAGCTGGTGGCGGCGGACGGGTATGCGCGGCAGTTGCTGGGGATCGACGAGTTGAACGAGGAGGCGACGCTGACGCGGGCGGAGCTGATGGCGATGCAGGGGTCGAAGGTGGACGCGTTGCGGTTGCTGGACACGTACCTGAAGGAGATCGGGCAGTTCGGGCCGGGGAAGGATGCGGGGTTGCCGGCGCAGCTGCTGCGGCGGCGGATTGCGGAGAAGTTGCCGGCGGTGCGGTATCAAACAGGCGTGCACCATTTCGGCGCGCTGATCGGCCGAGCAGCGGAGTCGAAGTGCCTGTTCGCGGCCGTGATTGAGACCCGCGCGGGGCGCGGAACGGGAACCCTTATCGAAGGGACCGTCGGCACCGGCAAGTCTCGCCTTCTACACGAAGCGCGCACCGCCGCATTACTGCAGGGGATGCTCGTCATAGATATCTCATGCGAAGCAGGGAACACGAACTATCCGTTCTCCACCCTGCGGCTTCTCGTTGCACGTCTTCTCGCGCTCCCGGGTGCGATGGGCGTCGCACCAGATGCCTTCGCAGCGATGCAGCTCTGGCTGACAGCGTCATCTCGCTCAGTGGACGACTGCCCGATTGCCGCTATTGAAGACCTCTTTGCGTCAATCGCAGAGGAAACACCGCTTGCGGTGCTCATCGACGAAGGCGATCGAATGGATAGCGCGACTCTGTCCTGCCTAGACTGGATCTACCGGACTGGCGAATCTCGCCAGCATATGACGATCGTGGCAGCAACACTCTTGAGCATCGCGCGCGCCGACGGTATTCAGCTTCGTGGCCTCCGAAGAATTCTACTCGCCCCCATGGAGCTCGCGGAGACTCAACGCCTCCTCGAGAGTTATGTAAATGAAACGTCAATCCGATCGAGCCCAGACCACATAGCGTGTGCCGCTGTCTTCTCGGAAGGCGTTCCGATGTACGGCATCGAAATGCTCGGCCTATTGCGCGACGAGGCATCGCCTGACGTCATCCCCTGGCGGGTACAGAATGCCATCGCGAGCGGGCTAAACGGGCTCAACGAAGTGCACATCCGTATACTTGCGCTGTGCGACAAGCTGCAGGATTGCGCACACCCGAATACCTTGGTCGCCGCTACGCGACTGCCGGAATCCGATGTCTCAGCCGCGATCGCAATGCTCGAACTCGCCGGCTATCTCCGGTTCGAGAATGGTTCTTTGCTTGCTTCGCCACTCATGGCGCTTTCGGCGCAGGCTCGTCTTCGCGCCAATGATGCGCGCATGGACGCTCTTCGAGCGGGCCATTACATCGCGCTGTCATGGAATGCGCAGAGTCAGGCTGCCGCGTTCTACGCAACGATTCGACTCTTCATCGTCGCCAAGGAGGAGAAGTACGCCTCGCAGTTTCTTGACCACCATGCTGGCGAGCTGGTACGGATCGAAACCGCACAGTCGCTTGTCTTCGAGTTAATGAGGTTGAGGAAAGTTGCACAAACACAGGAGTTATGTGCCAAGCTCGAGTCCACGCTTGGACAGATTGCCGTCGGCTCGGAGAATCGACGCAGCGTACGGAAAGCCTCCAGTGACACACCAACGCCTACTTCGCTTCCCTCGCTCTCCGAGACGTGCATAGAGGTCGAGTATTCATTCTCTTCCGATGCTTCGCTCAACGCTGCGCTCGCGGCCGCGCGCGATCCGAACGCACTACCGTCACAGCGAATGACGGACGCGGTCATGGCTCTCGCCATTTCCTCCAACACGGGCGAAGTCGCGTGTCTGCATTCAGCGTTCCAAGCCGCGAACGCTGTGCGACACTCGCATGGCGTCGCACCGTTCGATATTGGCCGCGCGGACCTCATTTACTACGCGACCCTCGGCGACCGAGCGCAAGCACTCAGGAGCGCAGAGACGCTCGAACACGCATGCCGCGGCCTTGCCGACATTCACCTTGCATGCAAAGGACTGAGGAACGCAGCGGAAGTCTTCTCAACCTTCGGCGACATCGGCAGGGCTCAGGCTCTTCTCCATGAATCACGCGAGCTCGCATATCGCCTCGGGTACTCAAAGCAGATTGCGTGGGCGGATATCCGCCTAGCTGATCTTTCGATCGAGTGCATGGACGCAGAGGGCTCACGTGCGTATCTGCAGAGCGCGTCGGACGTCATGCAGGAGCACAACTTGACGACTCCACTTCTCGTCGTAGACTTGCAAGTTCAGCTGTGCTGGCAAGCGATCCTGATCGGCGATCACGCCAGTGCGGCCAAGGCTGCCAAAGTGGTAACCAGACGGATGCAGCGCTCCTACACTGGAACCGGCTTCGCCCACTGGACAGCGCTTTCAGTGAAACTCGCAACGCAGAAAGTCACTACCTCGCGAGAGAGCGAGCGCGCCTTTGACAGCCTGCGCGAGAGCATTGGGAGCCGCGCATACTATCCGAATGAGCACGTCAGTATGGCTGCCCTTCTGATCGCCTCGCGGAAGAACGGAAGACACAAAAACACGTCTGAACTTGTTGCGAATGAGACGGCACGCCTTGAATCCTTAGGACGACGGGCTTGGCCGTTCCTAGCCACTCTCATGTAG
- the sdaAB gene encoding L-serine ammonia-lyase, iron-sulfur-dependent subunit beta, which translates to MVSLLDIIGPVMVGPSSSHTAGACRLGLLARCLVGGTPQTARIELHGSFARTGEGHGTDKAIVGGLMGFRPDDERLRTALDIMEREGLDFSFEKTTLGEDNEVHPNTVRITLTRNGRTAVMQGSSLGAGRVLVTEIDGYPVEVTGNLHSIVLVAEDVKGSVARVATLLAEANLNIATLRLSRKQRGGDAFMVIEIDEQPGEEVRDTIRALPWVRWAFRLDKVGAA; encoded by the coding sequence ATGGTCTCCCTCCTCGACATCATCGGCCCGGTCATGGTCGGGCCCTCGTCGTCCCACACCGCCGGCGCCTGCCGCCTGGGCCTCCTCGCCCGATGCCTCGTCGGCGGCACCCCGCAGACCGCACGCATCGAACTGCATGGCTCCTTCGCCCGCACCGGCGAGGGCCACGGCACCGACAAGGCGATCGTCGGCGGCCTGATGGGCTTCCGCCCCGATGACGAACGGCTCCGCACCGCGCTCGACATCATGGAGCGCGAAGGTCTCGACTTCAGCTTCGAGAAGACCACCCTCGGCGAGGACAACGAGGTCCACCCGAACACGGTCCGCATCACCCTCACCCGCAACGGCCGCACCGCCGTCATGCAGGGCTCCTCCCTCGGCGCCGGCCGCGTGCTCGTCACCGAGATCGACGGCTACCCGGTGGAGGTCACCGGCAACCTCCACTCGATCGTGCTGGTGGCCGAGGACGTGAAGGGCAGCGTCGCGCGCGTCGCCACGCTGCTGGCCGAGGCGAACCTCAACATCGCCACCCTGCGCCTGTCACGGAAACAGCGCGGCGGTGATGCGTTCATGGTGATCGAGATCGACGAGCAGCCGGGCGAGGAGGTCCGCGACACGATCCGCGCCCTGCCGTGGGTGCGCTGGGCGTTCCGGCTCGACAAGGTGGGGGCGGCGTAG
- a CDS encoding sigma-70 family RNA polymerase sigma factor, with protein sequence MSLTPTIAALLASRALDGELGPGDDVALADARAASPAADALARRVEAAHRQLAALRAAAPRAIAAPAAWAEQVYAALHETLASLPRTRRRRPEVSGRDAAHAEDLELAQAALAGDEQAQREIYFGHIALVQHLLQARRLAAYRDDIAQDVFFRVFSRLHTFRGDSSLRTWIHRVALNHINNVLTRDMPKRARELSESQLEVPEGGVSVIEAAVDAGALQDARLETAERRAIIDAALLRLPGAARTVVMMKEIDGLTCEEIATVLAVPMGTVQSRLARGRVRLAEFLVQDPRAGSAR encoded by the coding sequence ATGTCCCTGACGCCGACCATCGCCGCGCTGCTCGCCAGCCGTGCACTCGACGGCGAGCTTGGCCCCGGTGACGATGTTGCACTGGCCGATGCCCGGGCGGCGTCACCGGCCGCCGACGCCCTCGCCCGCCGGGTGGAGGCGGCACATCGCCAGCTCGCTGCCCTGCGTGCCGCGGCGCCCCGCGCCATCGCCGCCCCGGCCGCGTGGGCCGAGCAGGTGTACGCCGCGCTGCACGAAACGCTGGCGTCACTCCCCCGCACGCGGCGACGCCGTCCCGAGGTCTCGGGGCGCGACGCCGCACACGCCGAGGACCTCGAGCTGGCGCAGGCCGCGCTGGCCGGTGACGAGCAGGCGCAGCGCGAGATCTACTTCGGCCACATCGCCCTGGTGCAGCACCTGCTGCAGGCCCGCCGACTCGCCGCGTACCGCGACGACATCGCGCAGGACGTCTTCTTCCGCGTCTTCAGCCGCCTCCACACCTTCCGCGGCGACTCGTCACTCCGGACGTGGATCCACCGCGTCGCGCTGAACCACATCAACAACGTGCTCACGCGCGACATGCCGAAGCGGGCGCGCGAGCTGAGTGAGTCGCAGCTCGAGGTGCCGGAGGGTGGCGTGAGCGTGATCGAGGCGGCGGTGGACGCCGGCGCGCTGCAGGATGCACGGCTCGAGACGGCGGAGCGCCGCGCGATCATCGATGCCGCGCTGCTGCGGTTGCCGGGGGCGGCGCGCACGGTGGTGATGATGAAGGAGATCGACGGCCTGACCTGCGAGGAGATCGCGACCGTGCTGGCGGTGCCGATGGGCACCGTGCAGTCACGCCTCGCGCGCGGGCGGGTCAGGCTGGCCGAGTTCCTGGTGCAGGATCCGCGGGCGGGCAGCGCGCGCTGA
- the sdaAA gene encoding L-serine ammonia-lyase, iron-sulfur-dependent, subunit alpha, with protein MYKSLAEAIRDAEARGVSLATVALEAESADGGRTVADIRHALGRALEIMRGAITAGQDPDLRSSSGLVGGDAAKLLTGPAGPLSGTLFRDVLMRALAVQEVNACMGVIVAAPTAGGAGVLPAVLTGLATARNIPDARVIDALATAGLIGAVVAERASLSGAEGGCQAETGAAAGMAAGAAVEMLGGTPSQVGHATALAQQGTLGLVCDPLGGLVELPCVFRNATGAAIALAAIEMAMAGITFAIPVDEVIDTMGEIGKAMDVRYRETAGGGLAATPTGRRLARERVVQIKRADG; from the coding sequence GTGTACAAGTCCCTCGCCGAGGCCATCCGCGACGCCGAGGCGCGCGGCGTGTCCCTCGCCACCGTCGCACTGGAGGCCGAGTCGGCCGACGGCGGCCGCACCGTCGCCGACATCCGCCACGCCCTCGGCCGCGCGCTCGAGATCATGCGCGGCGCCATCACGGCCGGCCAGGACCCCGACCTCCGCTCGTCCTCCGGCCTCGTGGGCGGCGACGCGGCGAAACTGCTCACGGGACCTGCAGGTCCTTTGAGTGGCACGCTGTTCCGCGACGTGCTGATGCGCGCGCTGGCGGTGCAGGAGGTGAATGCCTGCATGGGCGTGATCGTCGCCGCGCCCACCGCCGGCGGCGCGGGGGTGCTGCCGGCCGTGCTCACCGGTCTCGCCACCGCGCGCAACATTCCCGACGCCCGGGTGATCGACGCCCTCGCCACCGCCGGCCTCATCGGAGCCGTCGTGGCCGAGCGTGCGTCGCTGAGCGGGGCGGAGGGTGGATGCCAGGCGGAGACGGGCGCGGCGGCAGGGATGGCGGCCGGCGCCGCCGTCGAGATGCTCGGCGGCACGCCGTCACAGGTGGGTCACGCCACGGCGCTCGCGCAGCAGGGCACACTCGGCCTGGTGTGTGATCCGCTCGGCGGGCTGGTGGAGTTGCCGTGTGTCTTCCGCAACGCCACCGGTGCCGCGATCGCACTGGCTGCGATCGAGATGGCCATGGCCGGCATCACGTTTGCCATTCCGGTGGACGAGGTCATCGACACCATGGGTGAGATCGGGAAGGCGATGGACGTGCGCTATCGCGAGACCGCCGGCGGTGGACTCGCCGCCACGCCCACCGGGCGCCGGCTGGCGCGTGAGCGGGTGGTGCAGATCAAGCGAGCGGACGGGTGA
- a CDS encoding penicillin-binding protein, whose product MRVTKRRALVTLGLLTVLPLVLFYPFYGHAPCGVGSRVRALRNGTELLDATGRRLGYVDPTRDRYVTLAALPKHVPIAFTAVEDRRLHAWYHRGVDPVGTVAAAVGNLRPGDGPRRGASTIPMQLARALCGDRMPEDHSWSGKLAEAGLGMYLTSRFGKRELVELYLNSVYLGRNRNGIDAAARSYYGKPATALTASDAAELAHIVANPRDRDPSRNDLAARRAAIASVFERMHRLDTTFAAPRKRITLSRTRMATATVPTYRGYVSRVRDGFSSCEPSVSCPSSVRTFLDAGLQRAAERELGALVRRLQGPDRARKATDTTARREVAGIFVAMRISTGEVVSYTGRHGRTPSGADLLRIGRIQPASAIKPLLLAAAMDDGHVYPGQTLGELMQQLCPDPQVHEYLATLSGYDAPERSIEEAMYRSDNVLGACLMSGLGPAARQRLVSAGILRTVAATPADGLGLQTVAPLDLLTAYAALRSSQRAMLPRFSGYDASTMAAPLVSPMAAEMTYTMLQGVAREGTAWRAASVLADDWSLAGKTGTAGRGRELVFVGFARDLVALLWVGVVSGTGAVSSQHASDVVVAPWARILSAYAPREQPMFSLRDVSDDGMRRGERSAPDERADDDGDADDADDADDADDADDAGRNGRGRGTVIARGPVAAPPRVRPDRERRRSDAEQARRDAEQVRREAERLRAWIVRLARQVERRTM is encoded by the coding sequence ATGCGAGTCACGAAGCGACGTGCCCTGGTCACCCTCGGCCTGCTGACGGTCCTGCCGCTGGTCCTGTTCTACCCGTTCTACGGCCACGCCCCGTGCGGGGTGGGGTCGCGGGTGCGGGCACTCCGGAACGGCACCGAGCTGCTCGACGCCACTGGCCGGCGCCTGGGCTACGTGGACCCCACACGCGATCGCTACGTCACGCTCGCCGCGCTGCCGAAGCACGTGCCGATCGCCTTCACCGCCGTCGAGGACCGGCGGTTGCACGCGTGGTACCATCGCGGCGTGGATCCGGTGGGCACCGTCGCCGCCGCCGTCGGCAACCTGCGCCCCGGCGACGGTCCCCGGCGCGGCGCCAGCACGATCCCGATGCAGCTCGCCCGCGCCCTCTGTGGCGACCGGATGCCGGAGGACCACAGCTGGAGCGGCAAGCTGGCCGAGGCGGGGCTGGGCATGTACCTCACGTCACGCTTCGGGAAGCGCGAGCTCGTCGAGCTGTACCTGAACAGCGTCTACCTCGGCCGCAACCGCAACGGCATCGACGCGGCGGCACGTTCGTACTACGGCAAGCCGGCCACCGCGCTCACGGCGTCCGATGCGGCGGAACTCGCGCACATCGTCGCCAATCCCCGCGATCGCGACCCGAGCCGGAACGACCTCGCGGCACGTCGCGCCGCCATCGCGAGCGTGTTCGAGCGCATGCACCGCCTCGACACCACCTTCGCCGCGCCGCGGAAGCGCATCACGCTGTCGCGCACGCGGATGGCGACGGCCACGGTGCCGACGTACCGCGGCTACGTGTCGCGGGTGCGCGACGGCTTCTCGAGCTGCGAGCCCTCGGTGAGCTGTCCTTCCAGCGTGCGCACCTTCCTCGACGCGGGACTGCAGCGGGCGGCCGAGCGCGAGCTTGGCGCGCTGGTGCGCCGGCTGCAGGGGCCGGACCGTGCGCGCAAGGCAACCGACACCACGGCGCGCCGCGAGGTCGCCGGCATCTTCGTCGCGATGCGCATCTCGACCGGCGAGGTGGTGAGCTACACCGGGCGGCACGGCCGCACGCCGTCGGGCGCGGACCTGCTGCGCATCGGGCGCATCCAGCCCGCCAGCGCGATCAAGCCGCTGCTGCTGGCCGCCGCGATGGATGACGGGCATGTGTATCCCGGGCAGACGCTCGGCGAGTTGATGCAGCAGCTCTGTCCCGACCCCCAGGTGCATGAGTACCTCGCCACGCTGTCCGGGTACGACGCGCCGGAGCGCTCGATCGAGGAGGCGATGTACCGCAGCGACAACGTGCTGGGGGCGTGCCTGATGTCGGGGCTCGGCCCGGCGGCGCGACAGCGGCTGGTGAGCGCCGGGATCCTGCGCACCGTTGCCGCCACGCCGGCGGACGGGCTCGGGCTGCAGACCGTCGCGCCACTGGACCTGCTCACCGCGTACGCCGCACTGCGCAGCAGCCAGCGGGCGATGCTCCCGCGGTTCAGCGGATACGACGCGAGCACGATGGCCGCGCCACTCGTCTCGCCGATGGCCGCGGAGATGACGTACACCATGCTCCAGGGCGTGGCGCGCGAGGGCACCGCATGGCGCGCCGCCAGCGTGCTGGCCGACGACTGGTCACTGGCCGGCAAGACCGGCACCGCCGGCCGTGGTCGTGAGCTGGTCTTCGTCGGTTTCGCGCGCGACCTGGTGGCGCTGCTGTGGGTGGGGGTGGTCTCTGGCACGGGTGCCGTGTCGTCGCAGCACGCCTCGGACGTGGTGGTGGCACCGTGGGCGCGGATCCTCAGCGCGTACGCGCCGCGCGAGCAGCCGATGTTCAGCCTGCGCGACGTGTCGGACGACGGCATGCGACGTGGCGAGCGGTCGGCGCCGGACGAGCGTGCCGACGACGACGGTGACGCCGACGACGCTGACGACGCTGACGACGCTGACGACGCCGATGATGCGGGGCGGAACGGCCGGGGCCGCGGGACCGTGATCGCGCGTGGGCCGGTCGCGGCGCCGCCGCGCGTGCGCCCGGACCGTGAGCGTCGGCGATCCGACGCCGAGCAGGCCCGTCGCGACGCCGAGCAGGTGCGGCGGGAGGCGGAACGGCTGCGGGCGTGGATCGTGAGACTGGCGCGGCAGGTCGAGCGGCGCACGATGTGA
- a CDS encoding VOC family protein has protein sequence MPVLNHINLPVPDVGALRDFFVEHFGFTPIHEAAGGSMAVLRGEQGFILNIMRRRDGDADFPYPFHVGFLFDTTPPVVALRDRLAGAGVRCGAVEEMHRNGVDSTTFYCFPDGGPMVEVSCYR, from the coding sequence ATGCCCGTGCTCAACCACATCAACCTGCCCGTTCCCGACGTCGGCGCGCTGCGCGATTTCTTCGTGGAGCACTTCGGGTTCACGCCGATCCATGAGGCCGCGGGGGGCAGCATGGCCGTGCTGCGCGGCGAGCAAGGATTCATCCTCAACATCATGCGACGGCGCGACGGCGATGCCGACTTCCCGTATCCGTTCCATGTGGGCTTCCTGTTCGACACCACGCCGCCGGTGGTGGCGCTGCGCGACCGGCTGGCCGGCGCCGGCGTGCGCTGCGGGGCGGTGGAGGAGATGCACCGCAACGGTGTCGACTCGACCACGTTCTACTGCTTCCCCGATGGTGGCCCCATGGTGGAAGTGAGCTGCTACCGCTGA
- a CDS encoding multidrug efflux SMR transporter, producing MASTISAGAWLSLGIAGLLEVAWAIGIKYTDGFTRPLPSVLTALGMIASFWFLSRALREIPVGTGYAIWTGIGAVGVAVVGIVWLGEPRTAARIVSLLLIVAGIVSLKLATAGPS from the coding sequence ATGGCCTCGACGATCTCTGCCGGCGCCTGGCTCTCGCTCGGCATCGCCGGCCTGCTCGAGGTGGCGTGGGCCATCGGCATCAAGTACACCGACGGCTTCACGCGCCCGCTGCCGAGCGTGCTCACCGCGCTCGGCATGATCGCCAGCTTCTGGTTCCTCTCGCGGGCGTTGCGCGAGATCCCGGTCGGGACGGGCTACGCCATCTGGACCGGCATCGGCGCCGTTGGGGTCGCGGTCGTCGGGATCGTCTGGCTGGGCGAACCACGCACCGCCGCACGCATCGTGAGCCTGCTGCTGATCGTGGCGGGCATCGTGTCGCTGAAGCTGGCGACGGCAGGCCCATCCTGA